In Thermococcus sp., the genomic window AGCGCCCTCCTAATTCTAGCAGGGTTCGGCCTCCTGACCCTCCAGAGCGGTTCAGTGGACTTCTCGGCCTGGAAAGGCTCGCCGGCCTGGGATGTTGCCTTCTTCCTGGCCGCCCTTGGCTTTGTGGTCAAGATGGCGGTCTTCCCGTTCCACATCTGGCTCCCGCAGGCCCACGGCAAAGCTCCTGCCAACCTCTCTGCCCAGCTGAGCGCCGTCCTTACTCTAATGGGCCTCTACGGGATGGTCAGGCTGCTCCTCATAGCCAGGCCCGCGGACTGGGTCGGGGCGTTCTTCCTGCTCTTTGGAGGCCTAACGGCGATCCTCGGTGCGGCTTACGCGGCCGGAACCGAGTACGTCAAGAGACTCCCAGGATACAGCACGGTCGAGAACGACGGGGTTTTGCTGGCTCTCTTCGGAGGGGCCACCATTGCCCTGAATCACGGTAATACCGACCTGGCATCGTTCACGTTCTTAGCCCTGCTCTTCTTCGCCTTCGCCCACAGCGTCTCAAAGGGGCTGCTCTTCCTCATAGCGGGTAGACTCGAAAACGGCACCGGGAGGTTCCCTGAGGTCGTCCACGGCAGGCTTTCGAGGCTCGGCGTTGTGGCAGGCTACGCCGCCGCCCTGAGCCTCGCGGGAATCCCGCCGTTCCCGGGCTTCCTCGGGGAGTGGCTAGGCATAGAGAGCCTCCTCCAGAGCTTCAAGATACCCGACCCCAAGTTCAAGGTCCTCATGGTTTTCGTCGGCTCGCTTGTAGCCCTAACAGCTGGAATCGCGGGGGTTGCGATGAGCAAGGTAATAACCCACGGAGTCCAGAGGGCAGGGGGCAGGAAAGGGTATTCCGTCGAAGACGTAGGCTACGCCCTCTCCGCGGCCGTACTCTTCATCGTCGGGGTGCTACCGGGACTTCTCTTCCGCGTCATAAACGCACCGATGGAATCGCTGACCGGCCAGAAGGCCACCGACTTCCTCGGCGATGCGCTCGGGATAAAGGAGGGCCTTCTCGTAGTTTCCAAGGGCTTTGGTGGGATATCAC contains:
- a CDS encoding proton-conducting transporter membrane subunit yields the protein MNPYYLITLGFAVTSLISLASRKITYWLDTALSSALLCVLLFQPGGIDGTARYFMLISAIVWLTASLFSVDYDHYPRLLAGSFSLAMAGMMVILLSGDAVTFLVGWEVMTVASYLGITAKEREGKGAYRFLAFGELSALLILAGFGLLTLQSGSVDFSAWKGSPAWDVAFFLAALGFVVKMAVFPFHIWLPQAHGKAPANLSAQLSAVLTLMGLYGMVRLLLIARPADWVGAFFLLFGGLTAILGAAYAAGTEYVKRLPGYSTVENDGVLLALFGGATIALNHGNTDLASFTFLALLFFAFAHSVSKGLLFLIAGRLENGTGRFPEVVHGRLSRLGVVAGYAAALSLAGIPPFPGFLGEWLGIESLLQSFKIPDPKFKVLMVFVGSLVALTAGIAGVAMSKVITHGVQRAGGRKGYSVEDVGYALSAAVLFIVGVLPGLLFRVINAPMESLTGQKATDFLGDALGIKEGLLVVSKGFGGISPTYLALLVSIFAVGTYIVLRPTTNLRARRVRAWSGGLSNPEYPSIAHSAILLATEGWLYGTREEKGRLHWRERINLAYNRLARDYLDFSEWFRHGVMRGSDSVYVAYILLAVAVALAYLLYAL